Proteins encoded in a region of the Pseudomonas sp. PDNC002 genome:
- the creD gene encoding cell envelope integrity protein CreD, with protein sequence MNRQLGIKLGAIALLIVLLLIPLLMIDGLVDERQNYRDEVLQDIARSASYSQQLTGPLVVVPYTRTIRAWRLDKASQQRVLQEREVRGRLYFLPEVFSLDGQMRTELRHRGIYEARLFHADSQVSGSFVLPANYGITSDLGSYRFDDPLLAVGISDVRGIENAPKLKVGEELRDFQPGTQSQFLGNGVHAVLPFKASDREQRFDYAFELSLLGSSRLDITPVGRDSQVNLVSDWPHPSFGGEFLPTERSVSDQGFSARWRTSFFATNLEDQLRACTSTTDVARAVTVDDAEAVRASSAECSEFGQHRFGVALVDPVDQYLKTDRAVKYALLFIVLTFAGFFLFEVLKRLSVHPIQYALVGMALALFYLLLLSLSEHLGFELAYLLSAGACVGLIGFYLCHVLRSLWRGAGFSLGLAGLYGMLYALLSAEDYALLMGSLLLFGVLGGVMVLTRRLDWYGIGKPRGDDLEFSLDDVRVQR encoded by the coding sequence ATGAACCGCCAACTCGGCATCAAGCTCGGCGCCATTGCGCTGCTGATCGTCCTCCTGCTGATACCCCTGCTGATGATCGACGGCCTGGTCGACGAGCGTCAGAACTACCGCGACGAGGTCCTGCAGGACATTGCCCGCAGCGCCAGTTACAGCCAGCAGCTCACCGGCCCGCTGGTGGTCGTGCCCTACACCCGCACCATTCGCGCCTGGCGCCTGGACAAGGCCAGCCAGCAGCGCGTGCTGCAGGAGCGCGAGGTGCGCGGGCGGCTGTACTTCCTGCCGGAAGTTTTCAGCCTCGACGGCCAGATGCGCACCGAACTGCGCCATCGCGGCATCTACGAGGCGCGCCTGTTCCATGCCGACAGCCAGGTCAGCGGCAGCTTCGTCCTGCCGGCCAACTACGGCATCACCAGCGATCTGGGCAGCTACCGTTTCGATGACCCGCTGCTGGCGGTGGGCATCAGTGATGTGCGCGGCATCGAGAATGCGCCGAAGCTGAAGGTTGGCGAAGAGCTGCGCGACTTCCAGCCGGGCACCCAGAGCCAGTTCCTCGGTAACGGCGTGCATGCCGTGCTGCCATTCAAGGCCAGCGACCGCGAGCAGCGTTTCGACTATGCCTTCGAGCTTTCGCTGCTGGGCAGCAGCCGGCTGGACATCACCCCGGTGGGTCGTGACAGTCAGGTCAACCTGGTCTCGGACTGGCCGCACCCCAGCTTCGGCGGCGAGTTCCTGCCTACCGAGCGCAGTGTCAGCGACCAGGGCTTCAGCGCGCGCTGGCGCACCAGTTTCTTCGCCACCAACCTGGAGGACCAGTTGCGCGCCTGCACGTCGACGACCGATGTCGCTCGTGCTGTGACCGTAGACGATGCAGAGGCTGTTCGTGCCTCCTCCGCCGAGTGCAGCGAGTTCGGCCAGCACCGCTTCGGTGTGGCGCTGGTGGACCCGGTGGACCAGTACCTGAAGACTGACCGTGCGGTGAAGTACGCACTGCTGTTCATCGTCCTCACCTTCGCCGGCTTCTTCCTCTTCGAAGTGCTCAAGCGCCTGTCGGTGCATCCGATCCAGTACGCGCTGGTGGGCATGGCGCTGGCGCTGTTCTACCTGTTGCTGCTGTCGCTCTCCGAGCACCTCGGCTTCGAGCTGGCCTACCTATTGTCCGCCGGCGCCTGCGTCGGGTTGATCGGCTTCTACCTCTGCCACGTTTTGCGCAGCCTGTGGCGTGGCGCCGGTTTCAGCCTGGGTCTCGCCGGGCTCTACGGAATGCTTTACGCGCTGCTCAGCGCCGAGGACTACGCGTTGCTGATGGGCTCCCTGCTGCTGTTCGGTGTGCTCGGTGGCGTGATGGTGCTGACCCGCCGGCTGGACTGGTACGGCATCGGCAAGCCCCGTGGCGATGACCTGGAATTTTCCCTGGACGATGTGCGCGTACAGCGCTGA
- a CDS encoding FecR family protein — MTGPVSLQVLDEAISWQLRLGSGESRPDDEAAFARWHSAHSEHARAWSQLGMLDRSLAGAAPKAARSALLRSPGESRRKVRRLVGTGLSLLLVGALALGVGNRYTPVRYAFSDLVTATGEQRELRLPDNTLLKLNSRTAVDVRFDAEQRRIVLLSGEILVETAHGDSRPFIVETDEGRLRALGTRFLVERDGGDGTLLSVLQSAVAARPDLLPDEKVINQGQHVRVRADGLGPVEANSVTADAWTHGMLVVDNVRLGDLVDQLARYSPGYLAVDPAVADLRITGSFPLQNIDLALSSLEPTLPVRIAKHGQWWSRVVPRG, encoded by the coding sequence GTGACGGGACCGGTCTCCCTGCAGGTGCTGGACGAGGCGATCAGCTGGCAGCTGCGCCTGGGTTCCGGTGAATCTCGCCCGGACGACGAAGCCGCCTTCGCCCGCTGGCACTCCGCCCACAGCGAACACGCCCGCGCCTGGAGCCAACTGGGCATGCTCGATCGCAGCCTTGCCGGCGCCGCGCCCAAGGCCGCACGCAGCGCTTTGCTGCGCTCGCCCGGCGAGTCGCGGCGCAAGGTCCGCCGGCTGGTTGGGACCGGGCTGTCGCTGCTGCTGGTCGGCGCGCTGGCGCTGGGCGTCGGCAATCGCTACACGCCGGTGCGCTACGCCTTCTCCGACCTGGTCACCGCCACCGGCGAGCAGCGCGAACTGCGCCTGCCGGACAACACCCTGCTCAAGCTGAATAGCCGCACCGCCGTCGACGTACGCTTCGACGCCGAGCAGCGACGCATCGTCCTGCTCAGCGGCGAGATCCTGGTGGAAACTGCCCACGGCGACAGCCGCCCCTTCATCGTCGAGACCGACGAAGGCCGCCTGCGCGCCCTTGGCACGCGCTTCCTGGTGGAGCGCGATGGGGGTGACGGCACGCTGCTGAGCGTCCTGCAATCGGCGGTCGCGGCGCGGCCCGACCTGCTGCCGGACGAAAAGGTGATCAACCAGGGCCAGCACGTACGCGTGCGCGCTGATGGGCTCGGCCCGGTGGAAGCCAACAGCGTCACGGCCGATGCCTGGACCCACGGCATGCTGGTGGTCGACAACGTGCGCCTGGGCGATCTGGTCGACCAGTTGGCGCGCTACAGCCCTGGCTATCTCGCCGTCGATCCGGCAGTAGCCGACCTGCGTATTACCGGCAGCTTCCCGCTGCAGAACATCGACCTGGCACTGAGCTCGCTGGAACCGACGCTGCCGGTGCGCATCGCGAAGCACGGCCAGTGGTGGTCCCGCGTGGTGCCGCGCGGCTGA
- a CDS encoding SMP-30/gluconolactonase/LRE family protein, whose translation MPRVLSLPLSCLLLSGLLLATGAHATQVKYFDLPKGSGPHDVAPTEDGKVWYTAQKLGVLGRLDPQTGQSEQISLSKGSSPHGVIADDNGDAWITDSGLNAIVHVDAQRLGVEVIPLPKEAADANLNTAVFDDDGVLWFTGQNGFYGRLDPDSRDLKVWPAPRGKGPYGIAVAPDGGVWYASLAGNYIGQVDDIADSATTFDAPGSNSGPRRLWADSVGRLWISQWNAGSLARFDPSDSKWKTWKLPGDHPQPYAVYVDAMDQVWLSDFAANALLRFDPQSERFTAYPSDHEHANVRQLLGRPGEVWGAESGTDRLVVIQD comes from the coding sequence ATGCCTCGCGTCCTGTCCCTCCCCCTGAGCTGCCTGCTGCTCTCCGGCCTGTTGCTGGCCACCGGCGCCCACGCCACGCAAGTGAAGTACTTCGATCTGCCCAAGGGTTCCGGCCCGCACGACGTGGCGCCCACCGAAGACGGCAAGGTCTGGTACACCGCGCAGAAGCTCGGCGTGCTCGGCCGGCTCGATCCGCAGACCGGGCAGAGCGAGCAGATCAGCCTCAGCAAGGGCTCCAGCCCCCACGGCGTGATCGCCGACGACAACGGCGACGCCTGGATCACCGACAGTGGCCTCAATGCCATCGTCCACGTGGACGCCCAGCGCCTGGGCGTGGAAGTCATCCCGCTGCCCAAGGAGGCGGCCGATGCCAACCTCAACACTGCGGTATTCGATGACGACGGCGTGCTGTGGTTCACCGGGCAGAACGGTTTCTACGGCCGTCTCGACCCGGACAGCCGCGACCTGAAGGTCTGGCCGGCGCCGCGCGGCAAAGGCCCCTACGGCATCGCCGTGGCTCCGGATGGAGGCGTCTGGTACGCGTCCCTGGCGGGCAACTACATCGGCCAGGTCGACGACATCGCCGACAGCGCCACCACCTTCGACGCGCCCGGCAGCAACAGCGGCCCGCGTCGCCTGTGGGCCGACTCCGTGGGGCGGCTGTGGATCAGCCAGTGGAACGCCGGAAGCCTGGCGCGCTTCGACCCCAGCGACAGCAAATGGAAAACCTGGAAGCTACCGGGCGATCACCCGCAGCCCTACGCGGTCTACGTCGACGCCATGGACCAGGTGTGGCTGAGCGACTTCGCCGCCAATGCCCTGCTGCGCTTCGATCCGCAAAGCGAGAGATTCACCGCCTACCCGAGCGACCATGAACACGCCAATGTACGCCAGCTGCTCGGCCGGCCCGGCGAGGTGTGGGGTGCCGAATCCGGCACCGACCGCCTGGTCGTCATACAAGATTGA
- a CDS encoding TonB-dependent siderophore receptor yields MRRPFELSLRPCLLATAILLATSSAIAADAVRDYQVPAGPLASTLNRIAAEAGLSLSLDPALAQGRSAHAVQGRFDAASALRQALQGTGLELVESESGSYSLRPEPSDTLSMSATTISAAQEDPDGPAVGYVATRSRIGTKTDTPILETAKSISVATREQMQDRGVQNIDDAVRYMPGTVASSYGSDTRSDWLRIRGFEPTQFLDGLPMATGVYANPKLDTWDLERVAALRGPASSVYGQTPPGGLLDMTSLRPQAQQANAVQLQAGSYNHKQINFDSTGPLDDEGRFLYRVSGVVRDSNTQIDHIPDKRYNLAPSLTWNIDDDTKLTFLSQFTRDDTGITSAFLPLKGTKYDAPFGDISHHKNLGDPDWENYDRTTWWLGYAFEHRLNDVWQFRQNLRYMKNDLSFDALTPGGYLDTVSDDGTLNRVSTSVDEDLDQFVVDNNFQADFDTGALKHTVLLGLDHNRLDTSYTSIYGYAVPPTNVVHPIYGQPIVTPPRSDAFYDYRQKINQTGAYVQDQIALDNWRLTLGGRYDWVHTDTRFRNKGDTTASETDRQFSGNAALSYIFDNGIAPYLSYSESFQPTTGADVSSTESFKPTEGKQWELGVKYQPVGSDTLLTAAVYDLRQENVSVSENVGGVPVSSQTGEVKVTGLELEANSNLTENLKLIGSYSYTDTEVKKGQYAGNRLQLIPRNAASLWADYTWHAGMLNGFGVGYGVRYVGDTYGDQANTFDGYAGSYTVYDAAVHYDLGKLDSSLNGASVAVNATNLFNKDYISTCDGYYCYYGDQRKVVASVTYKW; encoded by the coding sequence ATGCGCCGCCCGTTCGAGCTTTCGCTTCGCCCCTGTCTGTTGGCCACCGCCATTCTGCTGGCTACCTCCTCGGCCATCGCCGCCGACGCCGTGCGTGACTACCAAGTGCCGGCCGGACCGCTGGCCAGCACCCTCAACCGCATCGCCGCCGAAGCCGGCCTGAGCCTGAGTCTCGACCCGGCGCTGGCCCAGGGCCGCAGCGCACATGCCGTGCAGGGGCGCTTCGACGCTGCCAGCGCGCTGCGTCAGGCGCTGCAGGGCACCGGCCTCGAGCTGGTGGAAAGCGAGTCGGGCAGCTACAGCCTGCGTCCGGAGCCCAGCGACACCCTGTCGATGTCGGCCACCACCATCAGCGCTGCCCAGGAAGACCCGGACGGCCCGGCGGTCGGCTACGTGGCCACCCGCTCGCGTATCGGCACCAAGACCGACACACCGATCCTGGAAACCGCCAAGTCCATCTCCGTGGCCACCCGCGAGCAGATGCAGGACCGTGGCGTGCAGAACATCGACGACGCCGTGCGCTACATGCCGGGTACCGTGGCGAGCAGCTATGGCAGCGACACCCGTTCCGACTGGCTGCGCATCCGCGGCTTCGAGCCGACTCAGTTCCTCGATGGCCTGCCGATGGCCACCGGCGTCTATGCCAACCCGAAGCTGGATACCTGGGACCTGGAGCGCGTCGCCGCCCTGCGTGGCCCGGCGTCCTCGGTCTACGGCCAGACCCCGCCCGGCGGCCTGCTGGACATGACCAGCCTGCGCCCACAGGCCCAGCAGGCCAACGCCGTGCAGCTGCAGGCCGGCAGCTACAACCACAAGCAGATCAACTTCGACAGCACCGGCCCGCTGGATGACGAAGGTCGCTTCCTGTACCGCGTCAGCGGCGTGGTGCGCGACAGCAACACGCAGATCGATCACATCCCGGACAAGCGCTACAACCTCGCGCCGAGCCTGACCTGGAACATCGACGACGACACCAAGCTGACCTTCCTCAGCCAGTTCACCCGAGACGATACCGGCATCACCAGCGCCTTCCTGCCGCTCAAGGGCACCAAGTACGACGCGCCCTTCGGCGACATCTCGCACCACAAGAACCTGGGCGACCCGGACTGGGAAAACTACGACCGCACCACCTGGTGGCTGGGCTACGCCTTCGAGCACCGCCTCAACGACGTCTGGCAGTTCCGCCAGAACCTGCGCTACATGAAGAACGACCTGTCGTTCGATGCGCTGACTCCGGGCGGCTACCTCGACACCGTGAGCGACGACGGCACCCTGAACCGCGTCAGCACCTCGGTGGACGAAGACCTGGATCAGTTCGTGGTGGACAACAACTTCCAGGCCGACTTCGACACCGGCGCGCTCAAGCACACCGTGCTGCTGGGCCTGGACCACAACCGCCTGGACACCAGCTACACCTCGATCTACGGCTATGCCGTGCCGCCGACCAACGTGGTGCACCCGATCTACGGCCAGCCGATCGTCACGCCTCCGCGTTCGGACGCGTTCTACGACTATCGCCAGAAGATCAACCAGACCGGCGCCTACGTGCAGGACCAGATCGCCCTGGACAACTGGCGCCTGACCCTGGGCGGCCGCTATGACTGGGTACACACCGACACCAGGTTCCGCAACAAGGGCGACACCACTGCGTCCGAGACCGACCGCCAGTTCAGCGGCAACGCGGCGTTGAGCTACATCTTCGACAACGGCATCGCGCCCTACCTGTCCTACTCCGAGTCGTTCCAGCCGACCACCGGCGCGGACGTCTCCAGCACCGAGTCGTTCAAGCCGACCGAAGGCAAGCAATGGGAACTGGGCGTGAAGTACCAGCCGGTGGGCAGCGACACCCTGCTGACCGCCGCCGTGTATGACCTGCGCCAGGAAAACGTGTCGGTCTCCGAGAACGTCGGCGGTGTCCCGGTTTCCAGCCAGACTGGCGAAGTGAAGGTCACCGGCCTGGAGCTGGAAGCCAACTCCAACCTGACCGAGAACCTCAAGCTGATCGGCAGCTACAGCTACACCGATACCGAAGTGAAGAAGGGCCAGTACGCCGGCAACCGCCTGCAGCTGATCCCGCGCAACGCGGCATCCCTGTGGGCTGACTACACCTGGCACGCCGGCATGCTCAACGGCTTCGGCGTCGGCTACGGCGTGCGCTACGTGGGCGACACCTACGGCGACCAGGCCAACACCTTCGATGGTTACGCCGGTTCCTACACCGTCTACGACGCCGCGGTGCACTACGACCTGGGCAAGCTGGACAGCAGCCTCAACGGCGCGTCGGTCGCGGTCAACGCCACCAACCTGTTCAACAAGGACTACATCTCCACCTGCGACGGTTACTACTGCTACTACGGCGACCAGCGCAAAGTGGTGGCGAGCGTGACCTACAAGTGGTGA
- a CDS encoding RNA polymerase sigma factor — protein sequence MSAIQMGSGELVGALYRDHRDWLTAWLNRSLGCPQRAEDLSQDTFVRVLGRRELPSLREPRAFLVTVAKGLLVDHWRRVALEQAYLEELKCLPEAVQPSAEEHCLILADLREIDRLLGKLSTRARSAFLLNRLDGLGHAEIAEQLGVSVPRVRQYIAQGLRQCYIALYGEPT from the coding sequence CGCCTTGTATCGCGATCACCGCGACTGGCTGACCGCCTGGCTGAACCGCAGCCTGGGCTGTCCCCAGCGCGCCGAAGACCTGAGCCAGGACACCTTCGTCCGCGTGCTCGGCCGTCGCGAGCTGCCCTCCCTGCGTGAACCCCGCGCCTTCCTGGTCACCGTCGCCAAGGGCCTGCTGGTAGATCACTGGCGCCGCGTGGCGCTGGAGCAGGCGTATCTCGAGGAGCTCAAGTGCCTGCCCGAAGCGGTGCAGCCCTCCGCCGAGGAGCACTGTCTGATCCTCGCCGACCTGCGCGAAATCGATCGCCTGCTGGGCAAACTCTCCACCCGCGCGCGCAGCGCCTTCCTGCTCAACCGCCTGGATGGCCTGGGTCATGCCGAGATCGCCGAGCAACTGGGCGTTTCCGTGCCGCGGGTGCGCCAATACATCGCCCAGGGTCTGCGCCAGTGCTACATCGCCCTGTACGGCGAGCCGACGTGA
- a CDS encoding glutathione S-transferase, translating to MSTRPILFHAAASPFVRKVMVLLHETGQADSVELYAAVHTPIAPDAGVLQDNPAGKIPALRLTDGQTLHDSRVILEYLDQQHAGEPLIPCDGAARWRRLTLASLADAVLDAAVLIRYETAMRPQEKHWDKWLDNQQLKIVRTLAYFDGPAHAELAERFDIAAIGVACALGYLDFRQPHWDWRADYPQLAKWFTEVSQRPSMQATVPA from the coding sequence ATGAGTACCCGCCCCATCCTGTTCCACGCCGCCGCTTCGCCCTTCGTGCGCAAGGTCATGGTCCTGCTGCACGAGACTGGCCAGGCCGACTCCGTGGAGCTGTACGCCGCCGTCCACACGCCCATCGCGCCGGACGCCGGCGTGCTGCAGGACAACCCCGCCGGCAAGATTCCCGCCCTGCGTCTGACCGATGGCCAGACCCTGCATGACAGCCGGGTGATCCTCGAATACCTCGACCAGCAGCACGCCGGCGAACCGCTGATCCCCTGCGACGGCGCGGCACGCTGGCGCCGCCTGACCCTCGCTTCGCTGGCCGACGCGGTACTGGATGCCGCCGTGCTGATCCGCTACGAAACCGCCATGCGCCCTCAGGAGAAACACTGGGACAAATGGCTGGACAACCAGCAGTTGAAGATCGTCCGCACCCTCGCCTACTTCGACGGCCCGGCGCACGCCGAACTGGCCGAGCGCTTCGACATCGCCGCCATCGGCGTCGCCTGCGCGCTGGGCTACCTCGACTTCCGCCAGCCGCACTGGGATTGGCGCGCCGACTATCCGCAACTGGCGAAGTGGTTCACCGAGGTCAGCCAGCGGCCGTCGATGCAGGCCACCGTGCCGGCCTGA
- the creC gene encoding two-component system sensor histidine kinase CreC, with protein sequence MRLSLRIFLVYFFFVGLTGWFVLRTVMDEIRPGVRQSSEETLVDTANLLAEILQGDVRSGTLDQSRLPAILRAYGARSPQADIWGVNKTAVNHRIYVTDARGIVLLDSLGQAVGQDYSRWNDVYRTLRGQYGARSSRESADDPESSVMYVAAPIRDGEKIIGAVSVSKPNRTLQPYIDRSQRRLAWLGAGLIVLGLLVGAGLSWWLSRSLDRLTRYAQAVSEGRRAELPRYRGGEMAQLAGAVERMRVQLEGKDYVERYVHTLTHELKSPLAAIRGAAELLEGEMPAEQRARFVGNIAGESERLQQLIERLLNLAQVEQRQGLEERVPVALHELASELIDERMARVQGVQLENAIPSQATVHGERFLLRQALGNLLDNALDFTPAGGVIRFEAQREGEGWRVELFNQGEAIPEFALPRLTERFYSLPRPASGRKSTGLGLNFVAEVATLHGGELSVENVEGGVRASLLLPS encoded by the coding sequence ATGCGCCTGTCGCTGCGGATCTTCCTGGTCTACTTCTTCTTCGTCGGGCTGACCGGCTGGTTCGTCCTGCGCACGGTGATGGACGAGATTCGTCCCGGCGTGCGCCAGTCCAGCGAAGAGACCCTGGTGGATACCGCCAACCTGCTGGCCGAGATTCTCCAGGGCGACGTGAGGAGCGGCACCCTCGACCAGAGTCGGCTGCCCGCCATCCTCCGTGCCTATGGCGCGCGCAGTCCGCAGGCGGATATCTGGGGCGTGAACAAGACTGCGGTGAACCACCGCATCTACGTCACCGACGCACGCGGTATCGTCCTGCTGGATTCCCTCGGCCAGGCCGTGGGCCAGGACTATTCGCGCTGGAACGACGTCTACCGGACCCTGCGAGGCCAGTACGGCGCGCGCTCCAGCCGTGAGTCGGCGGACGACCCGGAGTCCTCGGTGATGTACGTCGCCGCGCCGATCCGCGATGGCGAGAAGATCATCGGCGCGGTCTCGGTCTCCAAACCCAACCGCACGCTGCAGCCCTATATCGACCGTTCGCAGCGGCGCCTCGCGTGGCTCGGTGCGGGGCTGATCGTGCTCGGCCTGCTGGTGGGCGCGGGGCTGTCCTGGTGGCTGAGCCGCTCGCTGGATCGCCTGACGCGGTACGCCCAGGCCGTCAGCGAAGGACGCCGCGCAGAGCTGCCGCGCTATCGCGGTGGCGAGATGGCGCAACTGGCCGGCGCCGTGGAGCGCATGCGTGTGCAACTGGAGGGCAAGGATTACGTCGAGCGCTACGTGCACACCCTGACCCACGAACTGAAGAGCCCGCTGGCGGCGATCCGTGGCGCGGCGGAGCTGCTCGAAGGCGAGATGCCCGCCGAGCAGCGAGCGCGCTTCGTCGGCAACATCGCCGGCGAAAGCGAGCGCCTGCAGCAACTGATCGAACGGTTGCTGAACCTAGCCCAGGTGGAACAGCGCCAGGGGCTGGAAGAGCGCGTGCCGGTGGCCTTGCATGAACTGGCGAGCGAACTGATCGACGAGCGTATGGCGCGGGTGCAGGGCGTGCAGCTGGAGAACGCTATTCCATCGCAGGCGACGGTACACGGCGAGCGCTTCCTGCTGCGCCAGGCGCTGGGAAACCTGCTGGACAACGCACTGGATTTCACGCCGGCCGGCGGTGTGATTCGCTTCGAAGCGCAGCGCGAAGGCGAGGGCTGGCGCGTCGAGCTGTTCAACCAGGGTGAAGCCATTCCGGAGTTCGCCCTGCCGCGCCTGACCGAGCGTTTCTACTCTCTGCCGCGCCCAGCGAGCGGCCGCAAGAGCACCGGGCTGGGGCTCAATTTCGTGGCCGAGGTGGCAACGCTGCACGGCGGTGAATTGAGTGTCGAAAACGTCGAGGGCGGGGTGCGCGCGAGCCTGCTCTTGCCCTCGTAG
- a CDS encoding ABC transporter substrate-binding protein translates to MSAWTGLREEREVGRRLARRIAGLFEQGMGRREMRDERFQRRVVRHGQPMMKTWRSRLALTPTLSRGERGLGGAGWRVWSMPEPSLSWAP, encoded by the coding sequence ATGAGTGCGTGGACCGGGCTGCGCGAAGAGCGCGAGGTGGGACGGCGGCTGGCGCGTCGGATCGCCGGGTTGTTCGAGCAGGGGATGGGGCGGAGGGAGATGCGTGATGAACGATTTCAGCGGCGGGTGGTGCGGCACGGCCAGCCGATGATGAAGACCTGGCGCAGCCGGCTTGCCCTCACCCCAACCCTCTCCCGAGGGGAGAGGGGGCTGGGCGGTGCGGGATGGCGGGTCTGGAGCATGCCGGAGCCGTCTCTGAGCTGGGCACCGTAG
- a CDS encoding protein phosphatase 2C domain-containing protein translates to MTTISVLGAACRQGSPVNDDAIGYTAQAAWVLDGATSLGQGLVGGESDARWLAQSANGHLQRLLEEQPYRPTQDLLAQLQAGIAADFQRDSGVAVSLDLNLPTACLSLLRVLGDGSLELLNLCDTCIHLAWDDGHVESFGDTPLEEIDRQSVQRLLALREANPDWTHAQLWQASREWVRRNRALANTSEGYWCLDPSERWIPHVQRRVLDPAGLKAFMLVTDGFDRLLDFRRYDLDALFAALPERGVEALIDELRALEVADGQALDYPRLKIHDDASVVWGAVHR, encoded by the coding sequence GTGACGACGATTTCCGTATTGGGGGCGGCCTGCCGCCAGGGCTCGCCGGTGAACGACGATGCCATCGGCTACACCGCGCAGGCGGCCTGGGTGCTGGATGGTGCGACCAGTCTCGGGCAGGGGCTGGTTGGCGGCGAGAGCGATGCGCGCTGGCTGGCGCAGAGCGCCAATGGACATCTTCAGCGCCTGCTGGAGGAGCAGCCGTACAGGCCGACTCAAGACCTGCTGGCGCAATTGCAGGCGGGCATCGCTGCGGATTTCCAGCGAGATTCCGGCGTGGCTGTGAGCCTTGATCTGAACCTGCCCACCGCCTGCCTGAGTCTGTTGCGGGTGCTGGGCGATGGCTCGCTGGAGCTGCTCAATCTCTGCGACACCTGCATCCACCTGGCGTGGGATGACGGGCATGTGGAGAGCTTCGGCGACACACCGCTGGAGGAGATCGATCGCCAGTCGGTGCAACGCCTGCTGGCGCTGCGCGAGGCGAATCCGGACTGGACCCACGCGCAACTCTGGCAGGCCAGCCGCGAATGGGTACGGCGCAACCGTGCGCTGGCGAATACGTCGGAGGGCTATTGGTGCCTCGATCCGAGCGAGCGCTGGATTCCCCATGTGCAGCGCCGGGTTCTCGACCCGGCGGGATTGAAGGCGTTCATGCTGGTGACCGATGGTTTCGATCGGCTGCTGGATTTCCGCCGCTACGATCTGGACGCACTGTTCGCGGCGCTGCCCGAGCGTGGCGTGGAGGCACTGATCGATGAGCTGCGCGCGCTGGAAGTCGCCGATGGCCAGGCGCTGGATTATCCGCGCCTGAAGATCCATGACGATGCGAGCGTGGTGTGGGGAGCGGTGCACCGCTGA